The Prunus persica cultivar Lovell chromosome G8, Prunus_persica_NCBIv2, whole genome shotgun sequence genome includes a region encoding these proteins:
- the LOC18766907 gene encoding uncharacterized protein LOC18766907 codes for MAPQIVASLAEQFHVFQDKVFDDITGMETQLSKLRVDLKDELVQAPTHRSKTDLAITKLQDSVQLLINHFRAGHAEPSSTSALLSSSSTPTPKSGLLPNPPVDLKLKAVPYGMPHSSTGLSLDDPKAQLEPPFSFGSLPPPHYTQHTTGPSTVSHDQGTHPPRQFDNDVIRHIKPTAPTFDGRGDPTMFLDWVQAMEDYFAWYNLTDAHKLHIGKMTLQGAARQYWNSVEEQLYQFGQPPVTLWDEMKLKLCEQYLPTFYRHQLYDQLWTLSQGSSTVTEFHARFIEHKIRAGIREELDITMSRFIHGLRDDIKREVRRFCPHILEDAYCHALEAETFLGPQRRYTGYSGLSSTPTPNRSTPSSTYGVAGPLAPTVPTTEKGPAPYTAAHIECYRCHAKGHIASRCPHRTLTINSLNEDSCVDVYVEPLEPIYDPELDNCCEEAFHQVSVMRCIYSASTPPPPDSWKRTSIFQTYVPCGTNRCQLVIDGGSTLNVISKAAVDRLHLQAEPHPHPFHVGWVHNTRLPVTKKCLVPLQLGPCHERLYCDILPMSVAHVLLGRPWLYDRCMRSCGRENTYTFQHEGKNITLTPSNPVVKPTKDVQPTLLLREKASEHRLSSLSSVDFVHDLQDTGVSFALLLKSESDSNPTPLAEPIHQFLLEFSNIIPDDLPDEQPPTREIRRTIDLIPGS; via the coding sequence ATGGCGCCCCAAATCGTGGCTAGCCTTGCAGAACAATTTCATGTGTTCCAAGACAAAGTTTTTGACGATATCACTGGCATGGAAACCCAACTCTCCAAACTCCGCGTTGACCTCAAAGACGAGTTGGTACAGGCTCCCACACATCGTTCGAAGACGGACCTGGCCATCACCAAACTCCAAGACTCCGTTCAGTTGCTTATCAATCACTTTCGGGCTGGACATGCTGAACCTTCTTCTACCTCCGCATTGCTCTCGAGTTCCTCTACGCCAACACCAAAAAGTGGCCTTCTGCCCAATCCACCAGTGGATCTAAAACTCAAGGCCGTGCCATACGGCATGCCTCATAGCTCCACTGGGCTCTCACTTGATGATCCCAAGGCTCAATTGGAGCcccccttttcttttgggtctcTGCCACCGCCCCATTATACCCAACACACAACGGGCCCTTCTACAGTTTCACATGATCAAGGCACTCATCCCCCTCGCCAATTTGACAACGATGTCATCCGCCACATCAAGCCCACCGCTCCTACTTTTGATGGTCGTGGGGATCCTACAATGTTTCTTGACTGGGTTCAAGCCATGGAAGATTATTTCGCCTGGTACAACTTGACAGATGCTCATAAACTTCACATTGGTAAGATGACGCTACAGGGCGCCGCTAGACAATATTGGAATTCGGTGGAGGAGCAACTATATCAATTTGGACAGCCGCCTGTGACTCTATGGGACGAGATGAAATTAAAGCTTTGCGAACAATATCTTCCCACCTTTTATCGCCATCAATTGTATGATCAATTATGGACCCTTTCACAAGGAAGTTCGACTGTTACTGAATTCCACGCTCGTTTTATTGAACACAAGATACGTGCAGGGATTCGTGAAGAACTCGACATCACTATGTCTCGCTTTATCCATGGTCTTCGTGACGATATCAAGCGTGAAGTCCGTCGATTCTGTCCGCATATCTTGGAAGATGCATATTGCCATGCACTGGAAGCTGAAACTTTTTTGGGCCCACAACGTAGATATACTGGGTATTCTGGGCTCTCTTCCACTCCTACTCCAAATCGTAGTACTCCTAGCTCCACATATGGCGTTGCCGGTCCACTTGCTCCTACGGTACCCACAACAGAAAAAGGACCAGCCCCATACACGGCTGCTCACATCGAATGCTATCGTTGCCATGCTAAGGGCCACATTGCCTCCCGTTGTCCACACCGAACTTTAACCATTAACTCCCTCAATGAGGACTCTTGTGTGGACGTGTATGTGGAGCCCCTTGAACCTATTTATGATCCAGAACTTGATAATTGTTGTGAGGAGGCGTTTCACCAAGTGAGTGTCATGCGTTGTATTTATTCAGCATCTACACCTCCACCTCCTGATTCATGGAAACGCACAAGTATTTTTCAAACCTATGTCCCTTGCGGTACCAATAGATGCCAATTAGTTATTGATGGGGGAAGTACACTGAATGTTATCTCTAAAGCTGCTGTCGACCGCCTTCACCTTCAAGCCGAGCCCCATCCCCATCCTTTTCATGTTGGCTGGGTACATAACACTAGGTTACCTGTTACTAAAAAATGTCTTGTTCCTCTTCAATTGGGTCCCTGTCATGAGCGACTTTATTGTGATATCCTACCCATGAGTGTCGCACATGTGCTACTAGGCCGACCATGGCTTTACGACCGCTGTATGAGAAGTTGCGGTAGAGAGAACACATATACTTTTCAACATGAGGGAAAGAACATAACGCTAACACCTTCCAATCCTGTCGTCAAACCAACTAAGGATGTTCAACCAACCTTGTTACTTAGAGAGAAGGCTTCGGAGCATCGATTGAGTAGTTTATCATCTGTAGACTTTGTACACGACTTGCAAGACACTGGTGTGTCCTTTGCTCTATTGCTTAAATCGGAATCTGACAGCAACCCCACACCGCTTGCCGAACCCATACATCAGTTCCTCCTTGAATTCTCTAATATCATACCTGATGACTTACCAGATGAGCAACCTCCAACGAGAGAGATTCGGCGTACCATTGACCTTATTCCTGGTTCATAA
- the LOC18767098 gene encoding MADS-box transcription factor 23 isoform X2, with the protein MGRGKIVIRRIDNSTSRQVTFSKRRNGLLKKAKELSILCDAEVGLIIFSSTGRLYDYASTSMKSVIDRFNKLKEEHHQLLNPASEVKFWQREAASLRQQLQYLQECHRQLMGEELSGLSAKDLQSLENQLETSLKGVRMKKDQILNDEIKELNQKGNLIQQENMELYKKLDLVGKENAELLQKVYGARGVNKENKSSQPAYTITNGYDLQTPIHLQLSQPQNQTQPRPQNNEIPAKGIKLGLQLH; encoded by the exons ATGGGGAGAGGCAAGATTGTGATTCGGAGGATTGACAACTCCACCAGTAGGCAAGTGACGTTTTCGAAGCGAAGGAATGGGTTGCTTAAGAAGGCTAAGGAGCTATCAATCCTTTGTGATGCTGAGGTTGGACTGATCATCTTCTCTAGCACCGGCAGGCTTTACGATTATGCTAGCACTAG CATGAAATCGGTAATCGATCGTTTTAACAAACTTAAGGAGGAACATCATCAGCTGTTGAATCCTGCTTCAGAAGTCAAG TTTTGGCAAAGGGAGGCAGCAAGCTTGAGGCAACAATTGCAGTACTTACAAGAATGCCACAG GCAGTTAATGGGTGAAGAACTTTCTGGTTTGAGTGCCAAAGACCTACAGAGCCTGGAAAACCAACTGGAGACAAGTTTGAAAGGTGTCCGGATGAAAAAG GACCAGATATTAAATGATGAAATAAAAGAACTGAACCAGAAG GGAAATCTCATACAGCAAGAGAATATGGAACTGTATAAGAAGCTAGACCTCGTAGGTAAAGAGAATGCGGAACTGCTACAGAAG GTTTATGGAGCAAGGGGTgtgaataaagaaaacaaaagttcCCAACCTGCATATACCATCACTAATGGATATGATTTGCAAACACCCATCCATCTGCAGCTAAGCCAGCCACAGAATCAAACTCAGCCTCGGCCTCAGAACAATGAAATACCAGCAAAAGGAATCAAATTAGG ATTACAACTGCATTAG
- the LOC18767098 gene encoding MADS-box transcription factor 23 isoform X1 yields the protein MGRGKIVIRRIDNSTSRQVTFSKRRNGLLKKAKELSILCDAEVGLIIFSSTGRLYDYASTSMKSVIDRFNKLKEEHHQLLNPASEVKFWQREAASLRQQLQYLQECHRQLMGEELSGLSAKDLQSLENQLETSLKGVRMKKDQILNDEIKELNQKGNLIQQENMELYKKLDLVGKENAELLQKVYGARGVNKENKSSQPAYTITNGYDLQTPIHLQLSQPQNQTQPRPQNNEIPAKGIKLGYVLKLLTICIPIAYYIDSYAPKNERISKAYYFI from the exons ATGGGGAGAGGCAAGATTGTGATTCGGAGGATTGACAACTCCACCAGTAGGCAAGTGACGTTTTCGAAGCGAAGGAATGGGTTGCTTAAGAAGGCTAAGGAGCTATCAATCCTTTGTGATGCTGAGGTTGGACTGATCATCTTCTCTAGCACCGGCAGGCTTTACGATTATGCTAGCACTAG CATGAAATCGGTAATCGATCGTTTTAACAAACTTAAGGAGGAACATCATCAGCTGTTGAATCCTGCTTCAGAAGTCAAG TTTTGGCAAAGGGAGGCAGCAAGCTTGAGGCAACAATTGCAGTACTTACAAGAATGCCACAG GCAGTTAATGGGTGAAGAACTTTCTGGTTTGAGTGCCAAAGACCTACAGAGCCTGGAAAACCAACTGGAGACAAGTTTGAAAGGTGTCCGGATGAAAAAG GACCAGATATTAAATGATGAAATAAAAGAACTGAACCAGAAG GGAAATCTCATACAGCAAGAGAATATGGAACTGTATAAGAAGCTAGACCTCGTAGGTAAAGAGAATGCGGAACTGCTACAGAAG GTTTATGGAGCAAGGGGTgtgaataaagaaaacaaaagttcCCAACCTGCATATACCATCACTAATGGATATGATTTGCAAACACCCATCCATCTGCAGCTAAGCCAGCCACAGAATCAAACTCAGCCTCGGCCTCAGAACAATGAAATACCAGCAAAAGGAATCAAATTAGGGTATGTCCTAAAACTGCTAACAATATGTATACCTATAGCATACTATATTGATTCTTATGccccaaaaaatgaaagaataaGCAAAGCttactattttatttaa